From Arctopsyche grandis isolate Sample6627 chromosome 12, ASM5162203v2, whole genome shotgun sequence, one genomic window encodes:
- the atk gene encoding artichoke — protein sequence MRLRRPLVVLVVALLGVAKSQRPPCPPPASILPCVCATRNEELQVWCTHSDMPKVVQGLKAIGEYVSRPVDELIIEHNYLPALPGRAFRPLRALRLMLRHNSLERVAPGWLAGLEDSLMELFIVEDDLRSLPVDSVAHMKKLQAITIESDQLKRLPSFSRLNNLRYLKVQSSSLIELNSRSFKHLPSLEKLHVTGSPRLNRLESNLLHDLPRLSAVNISDCGLNWIHLRAMSLLPSLAEIYLENNKISDAGMVGRSCRELPVLATLKLDNNHIDRLNEASFVDLPSLKELSLSKNKITEIFHGAFHKVPSLKMLDLNYNTVQRVHPESFLQPSGSGLEELWLVGNEINHVSELRAILDALPRLKFLDLSKNLLEDIPYGALRGHASLERLHLDNNKIRMIEREAFMAMPALRELRLKNNSLSNHIDGPFWNLPALKGLDLSFNFFRRLEPRLITNLPSLRKVDLSNNNIAIIDPMTFIETPLLEHVNLSGNSLASMHPATFRHLMGLYELDVSKNRLLEFVPGLPRGIEYVHIANNQMNSLPLPPSPDLDLPSLRMLDISANSIRSIPSSVMSSLPQLRKLDISFNGLQHIEEGSFAGLARLEMLHLHNNMIMSINPSVFKDMIGLAWLDLHGNTLETIKSDIFRDTPHLRKLDISRNRLRDIAISALESARSLEKINISSNYLTALPETFSGLEKLQILDISNNQLKIISPKVLSTLSSLKELRMSNNKLIELKEGAFQDLQSLEILDLRGNELEVMHSGSIRTLPDVETILLGENHLMDIPDAAFAELPALRSVELQDNNLKHISNNAFYKIPQLQFLNLSNNHIGGLDSAGLRNLKSLEILDLSNNKVTRVGAMSFENMEWLVELKIDNNKICAVQGSPFNGMPRLKVLSMRNNKMTSLPEKSVKSLRSNIAVLDIDGNPLACGCSLAWLRSWLQEASSVGPRCADGSLLKERKLYRLECEGDRSKEEPVLPGCESEIIQDIPLYGTSQVFSPWMEKIRDQAQPVPQITNNVQMAPSPEESEYFYDEYVDYPFNDTNLVELSNSTLSKLHHGNRTLPNSTPSYHFVPGDTPTLYAGQNTNKTLLSPVNSNGNGNAASNGGFTFFGMPLPTINIGKLWGSERKSERKASNGRSQDIEKLQLYNLTEPDLQAGGFVPLTPGASGGFTPISDPTSNITGYQRNNSNWPSDFPSHTSIDVTKKLDPFQSTITDNGALFDSPLNSQINQTNYLLSPIATTINQSSVEVDKQSFEDDDKVTHSNPTKPKNNENAFNPIQNIESVYGVNSLNNSVAAFAPNKGLTIDEIVEKLHKNKSSNSAVESVENLFNSSQSNKIGPIGNKLDSEKKFDGNDPKQSASPSALSVLTVPGKDQQYSPPIGRKTATITKVEHPHGSSEQTSPSSETFKSNNRGAKTSFLSEYDSSMKSNPYNNSFNWYYKNYNQSALEPYIGPGVERFGSGQSTLKCDICVLSALISVGIQFQYVILRYAF from the exons ATGAGACTTCGGAGGCCACTCGTGGTATTGGTGGTGGCTTTGTTGGGGGTTGCAAAGTCTCAACGACCACCATGCCCACCACCCGCCAGTATTCTACCATGTGTCTGTGCTACTCGGAATGAAGAACTTCAAGTCTG GTGTACTCACAGTGATATGCCCAAGGTAGTTCAGGGTCTGAAAGCGATAGGAGAGTACGTGTCAAGACCGGTCGATGAGCTGATAATTGAACATAATTACTTACCAGCTCTACCAGGTAGAGCGTTCCGGCCATTGCGTGCTTTGCGTTTGATGTTGCGACATAATAGTTTGGAGCGCGTTGCTCCAGGATGGTTGGCAGGTTTAGAAGACTCCCTGATGGAACTCTTCATAGTCGAAGACGATCTTCGCAGTCTTCCCGTAGACAGCGTTGCTCACatgaaaaaattgcaagcaATCACCATAGAGAGTGATCAATTGAAGCGTTTACCCAGTTTTTCGAGGTTGAACAACCTCAGGTACTTGAAAGTGCAATCGTCATCGCTTATAGAACTGAACAGTCGAAGTTTCAAGCACCTGCCTTCTCTGGAGAAACTGCACGTGACAGGTAGTCCGAGATTGAATAGATTGGAGTCAAATCTCTTACACGACCTGCCCAGACTCTCAGCGGTCAACATTTCCGATTGTGGCTTAAATTGGATTCACCTAAGAGCTATGTCGCTGTTGCCTTCATTGGCTGAAATTTATctcgaaaacaataaaatatcagaTGCTGGAATGGTGGGACGATCGTGCAGAGAATTGCCAGTTCTCGCTACTCTCAAACTCGATAACAACCACATCGACAGATTAAAcgaagcatcttttgtagaccTTCCATCTTTGAAAGAGTTGTCTTTGTCGAAAAATAAGATTACCGAAATATTCCATGGAGCTTTTCATAAAGTGCCGTCGCTGAAAATGCTAgatttgaattataatactGTGCAACGTGTTCATCCTGAATCTTTTTTACAACCTTCTGGGAGTGGTCTAGAGGAATTATGGTTGGTCGGTAATGAGATCAATCACGTTTCGGAGTTGCGTGCTATCCTAGACGCTTTACCCAGACTAAAATTTTTAGATCTGAGCAAAAATTTGTTGGAAGATATTCCTTATGGAGCGTTGAGGGGACATGCTTCTTTAGAACGCTTACATTTAGACAATAATAAGATCAGAATGATAGAGAGAGAGGCATTTATGGCAATGCCAGCTCTTCGAGAGCTCAGATTGAAAAACAATTCACTTTCTAATCACATTGATGGACCCTTCTGGAATTTACCAGCTCTAAAAGGACTGGATTTGTCATTCAACTTCTTCCGTCGTTTGGAACCTAGACTTATCACTAACCTACCTTCACTTCGTAAAGTGGACTTAAGTAATAACAACATCGCTATAATAGACCCCATGACTTTCATTGAAACTCCATTGTTAGAACATGTAAATCTATCTGGAAACTCATTAGCTTCTATGCACCCAGCAACATTCAGACATCTAATGGGTTTATATGAATTAGATGTAAGCAAAAATCGCTTATTAGAGTTTGTTCCAGGATTACCCCGAGGAATTGAATATGTTCATATAGCCAACAATCAGATGAATTCACTTCCACTACCTCCCTCTCCAGATCTAGATCTGCCATCGCTTAGAATGCTTGATATAAGTGCTAATTCAATTCGAAGCATTCCTTCTAGTGTTATGAGCTCCCTTCCACAACTTAGAAAGTTGGACATATCGTTTAATGGCTTGCAACATATTGAAGAAGGATCTTTTGCAGGATTGGCGAGACTTGAAATGCTACACTtgcataataatatgattatgtCTATAAATCCAAGTGTGTTTAAAGATATGATTGGTCTAGCTTGGTTAGATTTGCATGGAAACACATTAGAAACGATCAAGTCAGATATATTTAGAGACACACCGCATTTGAGGAAACTAGACATAAGCAGAAATAGATTGAGAGACATAGCCATTAGCGCTTTAGAAAGTGCTAGGAGTTTAGAAAAAATTAACATTTCATCGAATTATTTAACGGCACTGCCAGAAACTTTTTCTGGTTTAGAAAAATTGCAGATTTTAGACATAAGCAATAATCAATTGAAGATAATATCTCCAAAGGTTTTAAGTACACTTTCGTCACTGAAAGAATTAAGAATGTCAAATAATAAGTTGATAGAATTGAAAGAAGGCGCATTTCAAGATTTGCAAAGCTTAGAGATTTTGGATTTGAGAGGAAACGAATTGGAAGTGATGCATTCGGGAAGTATACGTACTTTACCTGACGTAGAAACCATTCTTTTGGGCGAAAATCATTTGATGGATATACCAGATGCAGCGTTTGCAGAATTGCCCGCATTAAGAAGCGTCGAATTGcaagataataatttaaaacacatttcaaataacgcattttataaaataccacAGTTACAATTCTTAAATTTGAGCAACAACCATATCGGAGGCCTTGATTCAGCAGGTTTGAGAAATCTAAAATCTCTGGAAATTTTAGATTTGAGCAATAACAAAGTGACTAGAGTTGGCGCTATGTCTTTTGAAAACATGGAGTGGTTGGTAGAGTTGAAAattgacaataataaaatatgcgcTGTACAAGGGTCACCGTTCAATGGAATGCCTCGGCTCAAAGTTTTAAGTATGAGAAACAATAAAATGACATCTTTGCCAGAAAAATCAGTCAAATCACTTAGAAGTAATATTGCTGTTTTAGATATAGATg gAAATCCGTTGGCTTGTGGATGCAGTTTAGCTTGGCTTCGATCGTGGCTTCAAGAAGCATCATCTGTGGGGCCGAGATGTGCAGACGGATCACTTTTGAAAGAGAGAAAACTCTACAGATTGGAATGTGAAGGAGATCGATCTAAAGAAGAACCCGTACTCCCAGGATGCGAAAGTGAAATCATTCAAGACATACCTTTATATGGTACGTCTCAAGTGTTTTCACCTTGGATGGAAAAAATTAGGGATCAAGCTCAACCGGTTCCTCAAATAACCAATAACGTCCAAATGGCACCTTCACCAGAAGAATCAGAATACTTTTACGATGAATATGTTGATTATCCTTTCAATGATACCAATTTAGTAGAATTGAGCAATTCTACTTTGAGCAAGCTGCATCATGGGAATCGAACTCTTCCTAATTCCACCCCATCATATCATTTCGTTCCCGGTGACACACCAACTTTGTATGCCGGacaaaacacaaataaaacattGCTAAGCCCTGTAAATAGTAATGGCAATGGCAATGCTGCATCTAATGGAGGTTTCACATTCTTTGGAATGCCCTTGCCGACAATTAATATTGGGAAGTTGTGGGGCTCAGAGCGGAAAAGTGAACGGAAAGCTAGTAATGGACGGTCTCAAGATATAGAAAAGCTCCAATTGTATAATCTCACTGAACCAGATTTACAAGCTGGGGGTTTCGTTCCACTCACACCAGGTGCTTCAGGTGGATTTACTCCTATTTCTGATCCAACGTCAAACATCACTGGTTATCAAAGAAACAATTCCAATTGGCCAAGTGACTTTCCATCTCATACGTCAATCGACGTAACAAAAAAACTAGATCCATTCCAAAGCACCATCACCGACAATGGTGCCTTATTTGACTCTCCGTTGAATTCGCAAATCAATCAGACCAATTATTTACTATCGCCAATTGCAACCACTATTAATCAGAGCTCTGTTGAAGTAGATAAACAAAGTTTCGAAGATGATGACAAAGTGACCCATTCTAATCCAACTAAGccgaaaaataatgaaaatgcaTTCAATCCAATACAAAATATAGAAAGCGTTTATGGTGTTAATTCTCTCAACAACTCTGTGGCTGCATTCGCACCTAACAAAGGACTAACAATAGACGAAATTGTAGAAAAATTGCACAAGAATAAATCTAGCAATAGCGCAGTGGAATCAgtggaaaatttattcaattcctCACAATCCAATAAAATTGGTCCTATCGGAAATAAGCTGGATTCAGAAAAAAAGTTTGATGGAAATGATCCAAAACAATCAGCATCCCCTAGTGCATTATCAGTTCTAACTGTACCTGGAAAAGACCAGCAATATTCCCCCCCTATTGGTAGGAAGACTGCCACCATCACTAAAGTTGAACATCCCCATGGTTCCAGCGAGCAGACATCACCATCAAGTGAAACATTCAAATCAAATAATCGAGGAGCTAAGACATCTTTCCTCAGTGAATATGATTCAAGCATGAAGAGCAATCCATATAATAACTCTTTCAAttggtattataaaaattacaatcaaagtGCTTTAGAACCTTATATTGGGCCAGGGGTGGAGAGATTTGGCAGTGGACAGAGTACtcttaaatgtgatatttgtgtGTTAAGTGCGTTAATTTCTGTCGGCATTCAAtttcaatatgtaatattaagatatgcattttaa
- the Rpn8 gene encoding regulatory particle non-ATPase 8, whose product MPVAEGAVTVGGGAVGGTSVTAAKVVVHPLVLLSVVDHFNRMGKIGNQKRVVGVLLGCWRAKGVLDVSNSFAVPFDEDDKDKSVWFLDHDYLENMYGMFKKVNARERVVGWYHTGPKLYQNDIAINELIRKYCPNCVLVVIDAKPKDLGLPTEAYQAVEEVHDDGSPTSKTFDHVPSEIGAEEAEEVGVEHLLRDIKDTTIGSLSQRITNQLLGLKGLNTQLSDIRNYLYQVGKGELPINHQIIYQWQDILSMFPDFSHDNFIDNLYVKTNDQMLVVYLATLVRSIIALHDLITNKLTNKDAEEGKKEEAKDKKEKEDKNKDDKNKKDEKKESSSSKDDKKKT is encoded by the exons ATGCCTGTCGCGGAGGGCGCAGTCACGGTGGGGGGCGGAGCCGTCGGGGGCACCAGCGTCACGGCTGCCAAGGTGGTGGTGCATCCGCTCGTGCTGCTCAGCGTGGTGGACCACTTCAACCGAATGGGCAAGATCGGCAACCAAAAGAGAGTCGTTGGAGTTCTTCTAGGTTGCTGGAGAGCCAAGGGTGTACTCGACGTCTCCAACAGCTTTGCTG TTCCATTTGATGAAGACGATAAAGATAAATCTGTATGGTTTTTGGATCATGACTATCTCGAAAATATGTATGGAATGTTCAAAAAGGTCAACGCACGTGAAAGAGTGGTCGGCTGGTATCACACAGGACCCAAACTATATCAGAACGATATTGCCATAAACGAATTAATACGAAAATACTGTCCCAACTGCGTGTTGGTGGTTATCGACGCTAAACCGAAAGATTTAGGTCTGCCCACCGAAGCCTATCAAGCCGTAGAAGAAGTTCACGATGACGGATCGCCCACGTCGAAAACTTTCGATCATGTGCCGAGTGAAATTGGAGCCGAAGAAGCGGAAGAAGTAGGCGTCGAACATCTTTTGAGAGATATCAAGGACACTACCATTGGAAGCTTATCGCAGCGTATCACAAATCAACTCCTTGGCTTGAAAGGCCTAAACACACAGTTGAGCGACATTAggaattatttatatcaagtAGGAAAAGGCGAATTACCCATCAATCATCAAATAATTTATCAATGGCAAGATATTCTTAGTATGTTCCCTGACTTTAGCCATGATAATTTTATCGATAATCTGTACGTAAAAACGAATGATCAAATGCTCGTCGTATATTTAGCTACACTCGTTAGATCGATTATTGCTCTACATGATTTGATTACAAACAAATTGACCAACAAAGATGCCGAAGAAGGTAAAAAAGAAGAGGCCAAAGATAAGAAGGAAAaggaagataaaaataaagatgataaaaataaaaaggatgAGAAAAAAGAATCTTCCTCCAGTAAAGAcgataaaaagaaaacataa
- the LOC143919855 gene encoding inosine triphosphate pyrophosphatase has product MSMKTITLVTSNVKKLEEVVAILGSGFPRTFRHQSLDLLELQGTPEEVARYKCIEAARQLPGMPVLIEDTCLGFRALSGLPGPYIKSFLDRVGPEGLDKMLTGWEDKTAEALCTFAFCEGVDQEVFLFQGRTEGDIVTPRGTRDFGWDCVFQPKGYDRTYAELPKEEKNKISHRYKALDKVRNYFASK; this is encoded by the coding sequence ATGAGTATGAAAACAATTACATTAGTGACCagcaatgtaaaaaaattagaagAGGTGGTTGCAATTCTCGGTTCAGGGTTTCCTCGAACATTTCGTCATCAATCGTTGGATCTTCTCGAACTCCAAGGCACTCCGGAAGAAGTCGCACGATATAAGTGTATTGAAGCCGCACGACAATTACCCGGTATGCCGGTTCTCATAGAAGATACCTGTTTGGGCTTTCGTGCGCTCTCTGGCCTTCCAGGTCCGTATATCAAGTCGTTTCTTGATCGTGTAGGCCCAGAAGGACTCGACAAAATGTTGACAGGTTGGGAAGACAAAACTGCTGAAGCCCTCTGTACCTTTGCGTTTTGCGAAGGCGTCGATCAGGAAGTGTTTCTCTTTCAAGGCCGAACAGAAGGTGATATAGTCACTCCACGTGGAACTAGAGATTTTGGTTGGGATTGTGTGTTTCAACCAAAAGGATACGATAGAACTTATGCAGAACTACCGAaggaggaaaaaaataaaatatctcatAGATATAAAGCTTTAGATAAAGTTAGGAATTACTTTGCGAGTAAGTGA